One Candidatus Limnocylindrales bacterium genomic window carries:
- a CDS encoding helix-turn-helix domain-containing protein — protein MNPRARRIVDTAIDLAEKGGFEAVRLRDVASEADVALGTLYRYFRSKEDLLIAALTSEVEQLEARMQAKATPGATPLERVNAFFRGATKGLMRRPRLARAILRAAASGDHELAEKVASFHERMSAMILAAMHGVTVGAIAAAAAPGEASNGGAAPAVPTADERAVAALLQHVWFSCLVGWAGGLMVQNQVIDQMNTATSLLMRAAHEG, from the coding sequence ATGAACCCGAGGGCGCGGCGCATCGTCGACACCGCCATCGACCTTGCCGAGAAAGGCGGTTTCGAAGCCGTTCGGCTGCGCGACGTCGCCTCCGAGGCCGACGTCGCCCTTGGCACGCTGTACCGGTACTTCCGCAGCAAGGAAGACCTGCTCATCGCCGCGCTCACCTCGGAGGTCGAACAGCTCGAAGCGCGCATGCAGGCCAAGGCCACGCCCGGTGCGACTCCGCTCGAGCGTGTCAACGCATTCTTTCGCGGCGCCACCAAGGGCCTCATGCGCCGTCCGCGTCTGGCCCGCGCGATCCTGCGTGCCGCCGCCTCCGGCGATCACGAGCTTGCCGAGAAGGTCGCGTCCTTCCACGAACGGATGAGCGCGATGATCCTTGCCGCCATGCACGGTGTGACGGTGGGCGCCATCGCCGCGGCCGCAGCGCCGGGCGAAGCAAGCAACGGCGGCGCGGCGCCTGCCGTACCGACCGCGGACGAAAGGGCCGTTGCCGCTCTGCTGCAACACGTCTGGTTCTCCTGCCTGGTCGGCTGGGCCGGCGGCCTGATGGTGCAGAACCAGGTCATCGACCAGATGAACACCGCAACCTCACTGCTGATGCGCGCTGCGCACGAGGGATGA
- a CDS encoding Rieske 2Fe-2S domain-containing protein: MTTSRYPMPPYPNGWYQVAYTDELEVGSPQPLHYFGRELVIYRGEDRRARVFDAFCPHLGAHLGFGGKIEGNDIRCPFHGWRYDGEGKCNEIPYGKRIPPSARLRAWEVIEKNGLIMVWHHAGGSAPEWEIPDVPEYGHEDWTPYVKRRWKIKAHNQEMAENSVDIAHFRYVHGTLTVPESVATAEGACLHVDSKMKLGTPIGEVEGGIESKAYGFGFSTVRFRGIVDTLLVTSVTPIDGQYVDVRFSFSVKKIGDAGTTRGVGKALIADIDKQMSEDIPIWENKVFLERPMLCDGDGPIGVFRSWCKQFYSAAA, encoded by the coding sequence ATGACCACGTCTCGCTATCCGATGCCGCCTTATCCGAACGGCTGGTACCAGGTCGCGTACACCGACGAGTTGGAAGTGGGCTCGCCGCAGCCGCTGCACTATTTCGGGCGCGAGCTGGTGATCTATCGCGGCGAGGACCGCCGCGCGCGCGTGTTCGACGCCTTCTGTCCGCACCTCGGCGCGCACCTCGGCTTCGGCGGCAAGATCGAGGGCAACGACATCCGCTGCCCCTTCCATGGCTGGCGCTACGACGGTGAAGGCAAGTGCAACGAGATCCCCTACGGCAAGCGCATTCCGCCGTCGGCCAGGCTGCGCGCGTGGGAGGTGATCGAGAAGAACGGCCTGATCATGGTCTGGCACCACGCGGGCGGGAGCGCGCCGGAGTGGGAGATTCCAGACGTGCCGGAATACGGGCACGAGGACTGGACGCCGTACGTGAAGCGGCGTTGGAAGATCAAGGCGCACAACCAGGAGATGGCCGAGAACTCGGTGGACATCGCACACTTCCGCTACGTGCATGGCACCCTGACGGTTCCCGAAAGCGTGGCCACGGCCGAAGGCGCGTGCCTGCACGTGGATTCCAAGATGAAGCTCGGCACGCCCATCGGCGAGGTCGAGGGCGGCATCGAGTCCAAGGCCTATGGCTTCGGCTTCAGCACGGTACGCTTCCGCGGCATCGTCGACACCCTGCTCGTAACTTCCGTCACGCCCATCGACGGTCAGTACGTGGACGTGCGCTTCTCGTTCAGCGTCAAGAAGATCGGCGACGCCGGCACCACGCGCGGCGTGGGCAAGGCGCTCATTGCCGACATCGACAAACAGATGAGCGAGGACATTCCGATCTGGGAGAACAAGGTGTTCCTGGAACGCCCGATGCTGTGCGACGGCGACGGGCCCATCGGCGTGTTCCGCAGCTGGTGCAAGCAGTTCTACAGCGCGGCTGCCTAG